In the genome of Candidatus Aminicenantes bacterium, the window GGCTTCACGGAGCCTGGCTCCAGTTTGTGCGCGTGTTTTCCATGGCCCGGCCGATCTGGTTGTTGGCCGCCTTGGGCCTTATGATGCTGGGCTATTCCCTTCTGACCCTACGCTGGAAAGTATTGCTTGCCGCACAGGACCACTATCCCCCATATAAACGTCTCTTTCGCTTTTATATCATGTCCACCTTTTTCAACAATTTTCTGCCCTCCACCATTGGCGGCGATGCCCTGAGAGTGGTGCAAAGCCGCAGGGATTCGTCCCGGGGTGCCATGTCGCTGATGGTGGTTTTGGTTGAACGGTTGAGCGGACTTGCCGCCCTGATGCTGATCGCGGCTGTTGGTATAGTGGTGGACGGCCCTTTGCGAACGTCGCGAAACCGGTTGATCTCCGTGGTGATTCTGGCATTGACGGCGCTGGCCGTGCTGTCGGTTGTGTTGGGCCACCCCCGTACGGCGTCTCGATGGCTTCCCCGTCTGCGCAGGCTGCTGCCGACCGGTATGGGTAGTCGTATCCAGGCCGCGGTTGAAAGCCTCTGGGCGTATTATCGCCGGCCGGCCAGCTTGGGAGCCTGCCTGGGAATCAGCCTGGTGTTCCAGTTCAACATGGTGGTTTATTACTGGGTGATTGCGCGCACCCTGAACCGTGTTCCCGATTTTGTTGATTTCGTGCTGAATGTTCCCATCATGGTGTTTTTGTTGATGGTTGTACCGGCCATTAACGGGTTGGGGGTTCGCACGGCTGGATTCAGAACCCTGATGCGATTTCCAGCCGCATTTGCCCTTGCGGCAGAGTTTGTGGATTTGGGTTTTCGCATTATGGTGGGTCTGCTTGGCGGCCTGGTGTTTGTTTTTTACCGCCGCTCAAATGAATAGAATCGATGGGTTTGGCCCTGTGGGGAACATGCATTATAATCGCGGTTGGATCGTGTCCATGACCAAGAGGCGTCCATGGTTGTTTGTTTTTTTGGTTGGTTGGGTCATGGCCGGTGGAATCCCGGCCCCCGGCGCCGCCCCGGACCTGCATAAAGAACTCGATTCCCTTCGCAAGCAGATCGGGCGTGTCAACGAGCGCTTGAATTCCCTGGATGCCGTCCGCCAACCCATCCTGGCCGAGTTGGCGCGGATCGACCTGAAAATTGAGCGTGAGCAGCTGGGGATTCAACGCATTCATTTGGGACAACGCCAATTGCAAGATCAGATCCGCGCCAACCAGGAACGCCGCGGTCTGTTGGAAACAGAGTTGGAACTCGAACGTATCCGGGTACGAAAGGTGGCACGGTACCTGTACAAGTTGGGGGGGCAATCTTATTTAAAACTGTTTTTGCGGGTCGAATCACTGGATCAGTTGTTTCACAACTATCACCTGTTCATGATCCTGATCCGCCACCATCTGGATCAGATCCACTCCGTGCGCAAGAAGACACAAAAGCTCGAGCAAGTGAACCGGGAACTGGATGGTCAGCAACAACAGTTAAGCCGCCGCGAACAGGCGCATCAGGAGGCCATCCAGCGACTGGATGCATTGCGTTCCCAGCAGAAAGAGGCGGTTTCCCGGGTGAATCGGGATCGCAGCACCTATCTGCGTTTACTCAATGAACTGCGTGCCCGGGCCGGGGAGCTCGAAGACCTGATCCATCGCGCCGGGACCGGAGACACGCTGACCCCCATGAGCCACCTGAACGCCTTGAAGGGCCGTCTGCCATGGCCGCTGACGGGGACGATCTCATCGCGCTTCGGGCGACAGCGCAGTACTCGGTTCAACACGTTTATCATGAACGACGGCATTGAAATCAAACCAAGCGGCAACCGCAGCATCAGGGCGGTTTATCCGGGGAAAGTGATTTTTGCCGATTATTTTAAAGGATACGGCAACCTGATCATTCTTCAGCATGCCAAGAACTTCCATTCACTCTACGGCCATTGCGCGCGATTCGCAAAAGGTCAGGGTGAGCGGGTAAAGTCGGGAGAGGTGATTGCCGTGGTAGGAGACAGTGGTTCTACTTCGGGGCCGTCCCTCTACTTTGCCATCCGCACGGACCTCAAGCCCAGTGACCCCCTCCAGTGGCTATCTTCCCGCTGATCGGCGGCTTGATGCCTCAGGTGCTTTGGGGTAAAATAGCGGATCGGTCCCATGCGAAGGTCTACACTGGTTTTTCTGGTCCTCTTGGCCACCGTGGTCGTTGTGCGCCTGTGGGTTTTGCATCCGCCGGCTGCGAATAAAGAGGATCCGGTTTCCGCACGCTCGCTTTACGCTGAAGTGTCCAGGTTGATTCAGGAGCACTATGTGGATGTGGTTGATCCAGAGAAAGCCTGGCCGGGAGCGTACGCAACCATGCTGCGAAGACTGGATTCCTTTGCTTCCTACATTCCGCCCGACCTGGTTCCGGCATCGAGATCCCGGAGGCAAGGCCGGGGTTTCTGGGCCGGAATCTGGATTCTCCCCACTGAGCGGGGTTTTCGTGTTTCCCGTGTCCTGCCCGGTTCCCCTGCGGCGCGATCCGCCGCGCAAGTGGGTGACATGATTGAAGGTATTGACGGCATAGGCCTGACGGGGCGAACTTTAGAGGAGGCTCAGCTTTTGCTGTACGCCACTGCCGAAAAGACGTTTCACCTGGCCGTAAATCGTGCCGACTCGCTCAACCCCGTAGAAATCGCTGTTTCCGCGATTCCCATGCTTTCAGACGTGGAATTTCACAATCTCGCCGGTTCCACTATACACCTGGATCTGCGGCGCCTGACCCCGGCAGCGGTAACAATGGTTTCGTCGCTTTTTCAGTCGCGTCCGGGGCGGAACTGGATCGTTGACCTGCGCAATTACCAGGATGGTGAACTGGGGGCTTGCCTGTCCCTTGCGGACCTCCTGCTGCCGCCTGTCGCAGGGCTGACCCTGCACACACGCAATGGCGCCCAACGCATCCGTGCCGGGAAACTCAGCGCTGCACAACCGCGCATGGCCGTGTTGATTGGTCCGGCAACCGTCATGTATGCGGAAATACTGGCACGATTTATGCGGTCGGCGGGCACAAAGCTGGTGGGAGAAAAAAGTGCAGGATTTAACGCTCATTTGCGCCGGATTGCCCTGCCGGATGGTGGTGAACTGGTGCATGTGGATGGATTTTTCTGCTGGGACGGCAAAAACATCCAGCACGAATCTCTGACTCCGAATGTCAGAACCTCGAAAGATGACGCGACCCTGGCCCGGGCGCAATCCATGTTACAGAGAGAACAATGAGCGCAAGAAAAATCCGCCGTAGAAAAAGCAATGTGTTGGCTTATTTTCTGCTGTTTGCCGCCCTGGCCCTGGGGATCGTTATCGTCCTGGAATACTTGGATCATCGCAACGGCAAGCCTACCTTCCTTTTGTCTCGCGTTCTGGGTCGGCCGCATGGCGGAAAAGCGGTTGATGCCGGTAAGCCGAAGGATTCGTTTCACCACAAGTTGATGCGACTCATGGATTCCCGGGATCCCAACTACAGCCTGGTTCAGGATTCCCGCGGGCGCTATCATGTCAAATGGAAACTGGGGGATGAAAAGCGCAAAAAAGTGGTGGACGAACTAGAGAAACTGGCGAAGGTTCACGGCCGCCACTGGAAAATTGAGGAAGTCCAGCACCTCAACGGGGAGCATCTTTACCTGTATTCCATCCACTCTGATGCAGGAGAAGCTTCCCACCTGATGCTCATTACCACGGGAGCCCCAGCTCCTGAGGCGGCACCGCTTCCGGATTCCGGCAAGCCCATCAAAGGACGCTTGGCAGTCATCATCGATGATATCGGCTTTAACGAATTGGGGTCCCTGGAGTTGAAGCGGTTGGGCGTTCCCGTCACGGCAGCCGTGATTCCCCACGCCCCCTACGCTTATGACGAAGCCCGCCAGCTCCATATGTACGGCATTGAACAGATCATTCACCTGCCCATGCAGGCCGCCAATCGCAACTTGGAACCCGATCCCGACCAGTTTGTTCTCAAAGGTGCGGATTTGACCACCATACGTCGTTTGATCCATCGCTCCCGCACCCTGGTGCCCTATGCCCGGGGGATCAACAATCATATGGGCTCACTGACTACCGGCGATCCCCAAACCATGAGTCGGGTATTGTCCGTATTGAAAGAAGAGGGACTGTTTTTCGTGGACTCCCGTACCTCCGTATCCACGGTGGCCTACAGCATGGCCAGGAAGATGAACGTGGCCGCGACGCAGCGGGATGTCTTTCTCGAAGACATCAACAACGATCAAGTCACCTATCATTACGCACGCAGTCAAGTGATAAAAGGGGCCAAGCTGGCCCGCAGCCGCGGATACGCCGTGGCTATCGGACATCCTTACCCCACCACGCTCAAAGCCATCCGGGATGCGGTCAACGAGGTTCGCGGCATGGGCGTACACTTTGTCCCGGTTTCCCGGTTGCTGGAGAAATAATGGAGTCAATCCGGATCGGGGAAACGAGTTGCATTGAGGAGGAAGCATGAGTAGCGAAAAAGACAAAAAACAAACCTTTGAATTTCAATCCGAAGTCCGGCAATTGCTGAATATCCTGGTTTACTCATTGTATCAGAACCCGGAAGTGTTTTTGCGGGAGCTCGTGTCCAACGCCGTGGATGCGTTAAACAAAGTTCAATTTCAGCTTCTGACCCACCCGGAGCTTGCCGATAAAGAGGAAGAGTTGGCCATTCACATTTCGGTGAACCAGGCTCAGAAAGCGTTGGTCATTGAAGATAACGGTATCGGCATGACCCGTGAGGAGTTGATTGAAAATCTTGGCACGATCGCCCATTCAGGCACAACCGAGTTTCTCAGGCATTTGTCTGACTCCGCGTCCGATCGTCAGGTCGATTTGATCGGCAAGTTCGGCGTGGGATTCTACTCCGCGTTCATGGTTGCCAAAGAGATTCATGTGACCACCCGAGGGTTGGCTGCCGATGCCAAAGCCTGGTTATGGAGTTCAAAGGGAGACTCGGCCTACTCCATCCGGGAAGCTGTGAAAAAGACCCGGGGCACGCGCATCGAGTTGCGCCTGAAAAAGGATGCCCTGGAATTTCTTGATCCCACGCGGATTCGCCGGGCGCTGCACAAGCATTCCCGCTTCGTCCCCTTTCCCATTTACCTGGAAAACAGAAAATTTGACAGTGCGGAAGCCATCTGGACCCAACCCAAGTCCAGTCTGACTGAGGAGCAGTACCGCGAGTTTTACTCGTTTCTGGATCATACACCGGAGAAACCGTTGACCTGGCTCCATCTTTCATCCGACGCCCCGGTTCAGTTCAACGCCCTGTTGTTTGTTCCCGGAATCTCGTTGGAGTCCATGGGGTTGGGTCCGACGGAGCCGGGCGTTGACCTCTATTCGCGCAAAGTGCTGATCAGCAAGGGCAATCGTGACATCCTGCCGGAGTATTTGCGTTTCCTGCGCGGTGTGGTCGACTCCGAGGAGATTCCCCTCAATATTTCACGCGAATCAATTCAGCACAATGCCCGAATCGACCGCATCCGTCAACATCTGGTCAAGAAGTTCATCTCCCACCTGGGCGACCTGCAACGCCGCGATCGTGATCTCTACCTAAAGGTATGGGATTTGTTTGGCCGGCATCTGCGTGAGGGCGTGGCCACGGATCCAAATCACAAAGATGCGTTGGCTCCGCTTCTGCTGTTTCATTCCACCTACGGCGATGGAGAGGAGTGGGTGGATTTGGAATCGTATGCGCAACGCATGAAACCCGATCAGAAAGAGATCTTTTTCATATCCGGTCCCGACATGAAATCTCTGCGCAAGAATCCCGCTCTGGAAGCTTTCCAGCGGCGAAAGATAGAGGTGCTGTTGCTGGTGGATCCCCTGGATGAGATCGTGTTGGATCATCTGCGCAAATTCAAGGAGCACCCTTTCAAATCCGCTGAAAGCGCGGATATATCCCTGGAGGCGAAAGACGACTCCGGCGCCGGTAAAGAAGATCCCGACCAGGCACGGGAATTTGCGGCTTTCCTGAAAAAGTTGTACGGGGATCGCGTGTCGGATGTCCGTGTGTCCAGCCGCCTCGTAGATCATCCCTGCATGCTGGTTCGTCCGGGAGACGGACCCTCGGCCCAGATGGAAAAAGTCATGCGCATGATGAACGAAGAGTACCGGTTCACGCAGCGTATTTTTGAGATCAATCCCGGGCATGCCCTGATCCGAGAGCTGGTGCGCATGCATAGCGAGTCACCCGACTCCGAGGAGTTGGCGGAGTTGTCCCGTCTTCTGCTGGACAATCAATTGCTGGCTGAAGGTATGGCGGACGGTATGGATGAGCTGGTGCCGCGTATCCAGGCGGTCATGCTGGCCGCGGCCCGCAAGCAATGAACGATCCTCTGGGCAGGGAACAGCGTTCCAGCGGCTTGTTGCTGCACATTACTTCTTTGCCCGGCCGTTTCGGTATCGGTACGCTGGGAAGGGAAGCGGAAGCATTTCTCGAGCAACTGGTCCGGGCCGGGCAGAGCGCCTGGCAGGTTCTTCCCCTGAATCCAACCTCGTCGGTATTCGGCTACTCGCCCTACGCATCCCCATCCGCCCTTGCCGGCAATCCGCTCCTGATCGACCTGGAGTCGATCCAGGCTGAATCCTGGTGTCCCGACTTGGAGTTATCCAGCCTGGAAGTGCCGGCTGCGGGCCGGGTCGATTTCGCTGCCGCGGAACGATGTGGTTGCCGCCTGGAAACGGCGTTCAGGGGCTTTTGTAAATCCGCTCCTCTGCGGGACCGGGACGCGTTCAATGAATTCAAAAAAAACCAGGCGGGCTGGCTGGACGATTACGCTTTGTTCACCTGTTTTTGCCGGCGCTTCCAAACAGGGCACTGGTTGGACTGGCCGGAAGAAATCCGCGTTCGGGATCCCCGGGCTCTCGCCGTCGCGCGTCGTGATCATGAGGCGGAAACGGAAACCGTGGTTTTTCGTCAATTCCTGTTTGAGCGGCAATGGCTGAAGCTGAAAGAGTCGGCTGAGCAGCATGGAGTTCGGCTCATCGGCGATATTCCCATCTACGTCAATCTGGACAGTGCCGATGCCTGGGCCCACCCGGAAATCTTTGACCTGGACCAACGCACGCGCAAGCCTGGAGCCGTTGCCGGCGTACCTCCCGATTATTTCAGCGCCACCGGCCAACTCTGGGGCAATCCGCTTTACAACTGGTTCAATGGTTCGAGTTTGAACCAGGCCGTGCTGCACTGGTGGGAGAACCGGATGCGGCGTATGCTGGAATGGTTTCACCTGGTCCGTCTGGATCACTTCCGCGCCTTTGCCAAGTATTGGGCGGTCCCCGCGGATTCGCGAACTGCTGAATGCGGGCAATGGCGGCCCGGCCCGGGCAGTGCTTTTTTTCAATCGATGCAGAAGCGGCTGGGGCCGCTACCGCTTATTGCCGAGGACCTGGGAGAGATTACGCCCGACGTGGAGGCCCTGCGGGATGAGCTTGAATTGCCGGGCATGAAGATCCTGCAGTTCGCCTTTGACGGGGATCCAGGTAACATCCACCTTCCCCACAATTACTCCTCTCCCTGTTGCGTGGTCTATCCGGGCACCCATGACAACAACACGGTGAACGGATGGTTCTACGGCCCGGAGCTCGATGACGCGTCGCGCAAACGGGTAATGGAGTACGTGGGTGCCGGGAATCCTCACGACATGCACTGGAATATCATCCGTCTGGCGCTGCAGTCGATCGCCCGCCTGGCCGTGATCCCGGTGCAAGACGTGTTGGGGTTCGGTGCGGATTGCCGCATGAACACCCCCGGCAGGGCAAGCGGCAACTGGGCCTGGCAGTTGAAACCACAAGACCTGAATCCAGGTGTTCTGGACTGGTTGGCTCACCTGACCCGCGTGTACGGTCGCGCCTGATTGGACAATCCACTCCGCCCGCAGTACAACCATGGCGGGAATTCCCGCGGGAGGTTACCATGCCTGATTTAAGAATTGTTGTGCTGATTTGCCTGTTGTTCGCCGCCGGTTTGTTCGCGGCGGACCGCATCACGGGACCGGAGTGGGCCACCCGCTCGGAAGTGGTAGCCCGGAACGGCATGGTGGCCACCAGCCATCCCCTGGCGGCCCGGATCGGGATCGATATCCTCAAGAAAGGCGGCACCGCGGTGGATGCCGCCATTGCCGTTGACGCGGCACTGGGTTTAATGGAACCCACGGGAAGTGGAGTCGGCGGCGACCTTTTCGCCCTGGTCTGGGACGCCGAATCCGGCAAGCTGTATGGATTGAACGCCAGCGGAGCGGCACCTTCCGGTCATAGCCTGCAGATGTTTCGTGAGCGTGGACTCGAACAGGTTCCCTATCGTGGTCCCCTGAGCTGGACTGTTCCCGGATGCGTGGCCGGCTGGTTTGCCCTGCATGAGCGTTTCGGCAAACTGCCTGTCAAAACCCTTCTTGAGCCCACAATCGCCTATGCCAGGGCGGGGTTCCCCCTGACCGAACTGATCGCCCACTATTGGGAATTGTCCGTGGCGGCATTCAAGGATTACCCTAATTTCCAACAACTCTATGCCCCGGACGGCAAAGCGCCCGCCAAAGGAGATGTTTTCCGCAACTCCCAATTGGCCGACACATTGGAGTTGATCGGGAAATCCGGTGCCGACGCCTTTTATCGCGGCGCCATCGCGCGGCGCATGGTGGATTATTCCAACCGCGTGGG includes:
- a CDS encoding flippase-like domain-containing protein, with the translated sequence MKRKWFSWLLRLTVSALLIGYFVFNLADRYGGLHGAWLQFVRVFSMARPIWLLAALGLMMLGYSLLTLRWKVLLAAQDHYPPYKRLFRFYIMSTFFNNFLPSTIGGDALRVVQSRRDSSRGAMSLMVVLVERLSGLAALMLIAAVGIVVDGPLRTSRNRLISVVILALTALAVLSVVLGHPRTASRWLPRLRRLLPTGMGSRIQAAVESLWAYYRRPASLGACLGISLVFQFNMVVYYWVIARTLNRVPDFVDFVLNVPIMVFLLMVVPAINGLGVRTAGFRTLMRFPAAFALAAEFVDLGFRIMVGLLGGLVFVFYRRSNE
- a CDS encoding divergent polysaccharide deacetylase family protein translates to MSARKIRRRKSNVLAYFLLFAALALGIVIVLEYLDHRNGKPTFLLSRVLGRPHGGKAVDAGKPKDSFHHKLMRLMDSRDPNYSLVQDSRGRYHVKWKLGDEKRKKVVDELEKLAKVHGRHWKIEEVQHLNGEHLYLYSIHSDAGEASHLMLITTGAPAPEAAPLPDSGKPIKGRLAVIIDDIGFNELGSLELKRLGVPVTAAVIPHAPYAYDEARQLHMYGIEQIIHLPMQAANRNLEPDPDQFVLKGADLTTIRRLIHRSRTLVPYARGINNHMGSLTTGDPQTMSRVLSVLKEEGLFFVDSRTSVSTVAYSMARKMNVAATQRDVFLEDINNDQVTYHYARSQVIKGAKLARSRGYAVAIGHPYPTTLKAIRDAVNEVRGMGVHFVPVSRLLEK
- the htpG gene encoding molecular chaperone HtpG, yielding MSSEKDKKQTFEFQSEVRQLLNILVYSLYQNPEVFLRELVSNAVDALNKVQFQLLTHPELADKEEELAIHISVNQAQKALVIEDNGIGMTREELIENLGTIAHSGTTEFLRHLSDSASDRQVDLIGKFGVGFYSAFMVAKEIHVTTRGLAADAKAWLWSSKGDSAYSIREAVKKTRGTRIELRLKKDALEFLDPTRIRRALHKHSRFVPFPIYLENRKFDSAEAIWTQPKSSLTEEQYREFYSFLDHTPEKPLTWLHLSSDAPVQFNALLFVPGISLESMGLGPTEPGVDLYSRKVLISKGNRDILPEYLRFLRGVVDSEEIPLNISRESIQHNARIDRIRQHLVKKFISHLGDLQRRDRDLYLKVWDLFGRHLREGVATDPNHKDALAPLLLFHSTYGDGEEWVDLESYAQRMKPDQKEIFFISGPDMKSLRKNPALEAFQRRKIEVLLLVDPLDEIVLDHLRKFKEHPFKSAESADISLEAKDDSGAGKEDPDQAREFAAFLKKLYGDRVSDVRVSSRLVDHPCMLVRPGDGPSAQMEKVMRMMNEEYRFTQRIFEINPGHALIRELVRMHSESPDSEELAELSRLLLDNQLLAEGMADGMDELVPRIQAVMLAAARKQ
- the malQ gene encoding 4-alpha-glucanotransferase, which codes for MNDPLGREQRSSGLLLHITSLPGRFGIGTLGREAEAFLEQLVRAGQSAWQVLPLNPTSSVFGYSPYASPSALAGNPLLIDLESIQAESWCPDLELSSLEVPAAGRVDFAAAERCGCRLETAFRGFCKSAPLRDRDAFNEFKKNQAGWLDDYALFTCFCRRFQTGHWLDWPEEIRVRDPRALAVARRDHEAETETVVFRQFLFERQWLKLKESAEQHGVRLIGDIPIYVNLDSADAWAHPEIFDLDQRTRKPGAVAGVPPDYFSATGQLWGNPLYNWFNGSSLNQAVLHWWENRMRRMLEWFHLVRLDHFRAFAKYWAVPADSRTAECGQWRPGPGSAFFQSMQKRLGPLPLIAEDLGEITPDVEALRDELELPGMKILQFAFDGDPGNIHLPHNYSSPCCVVYPGTHDNNTVNGWFYGPELDDASRKRVMEYVGAGNPHDMHWNIIRLALQSIARLAVIPVQDVLGFGADCRMNTPGRASGNWAWQLKPQDLNPGVLDWLAHLTRVYGRA